Proteins encoded in a region of the Novibacillus thermophilus genome:
- a CDS encoding biotin transporter BioY, with product MGSRRLRMQMMAALFAGITAACAQIAFPVPFSPVPFTGQTLAVALAATILGARYGALSMLIYTLMGAVGMRVFAEFSGGLHVLVGPTGGFIFGFILGAYVTGKTIELHRNPGFLWAVFANAVGLVIIFAAGTAQLKFVADLGWREAALAGVVPFIPTGVLKVVLASAVGIVVRRRLQHMGVLHQPVRQKTA from the coding sequence ATGGGATCGAGACGTTTACGCATGCAGATGATGGCGGCGCTGTTCGCCGGGATCACCGCAGCTTGTGCACAAATCGCCTTTCCTGTACCGTTTTCACCGGTTCCGTTCACCGGGCAAACACTGGCCGTCGCTTTGGCCGCAACAATACTGGGAGCGCGCTACGGGGCTTTGTCGATGCTGATATACACTCTCATGGGGGCTGTAGGGATGCGCGTGTTTGCAGAATTTAGTGGAGGGTTACACGTTCTCGTCGGACCGACGGGGGGATTCATATTCGGATTCATCTTAGGAGCTTACGTGACAGGAAAAACGATTGAACTGCACCGCAACCCCGGGTTTCTGTGGGCCGTGTTTGCCAACGCTGTCGGATTAGTCATCATCTTTGCGGCAGGGACGGCTCAATTAAAGTTCGTGGCCGACTTAGGCTGGAGAGAAGCGGCGTTAGCCGGAGTCGTCCCGTTCATTCCGACAGGTGTGTTGAAAGTTGTCCTTGCGTCTGCCGTCGGCATTGTCGTCAGGAGGCGCCTGCAGCATATGGGTGTGTTGCATCAACCGGTGCGTCAGAAGACAGCTTGA
- a CDS encoding glycerate kinase, whose amino-acid sequence MRFVVAPDSFKGSLTAVEVGRLIEKALLREMPDAHVDVVPMADGGEGTVESFLFAVEGQRLDLSATGPTGERIPTFYGLLHDGETAVIEVAAVAGLTLVPEGKRNPLYLTTYGVGECLLHALDQGVKRIVVGLGGSATNDGGLGMLQALGVTFRDGDGKRVEPFAASLSRVQFVDYGTIDPRIKEVDVRVACDVDNPLCGPRGATHVFGPQKGLRPNQLERVDADLASYAERVEAHVNQAFQHHPGAGAAGGLGFAMLSIGASLESGAALVAETVGMKERLRSADWLVTGEGKTDSQTLHGKVPYYLAKLAKECGTPTILMSGSLAGDVEPLYDVFASMHAIPRGPMTLEEALGQAEALIYDKARNIARLLNVQHKR is encoded by the coding sequence ATGCGTTTCGTTGTAGCACCAGATTCTTTTAAAGGGAGTTTGACTGCCGTAGAAGTCGGCCGGCTGATTGAAAAAGCTCTGCTGCGGGAAATGCCGGACGCCCATGTCGATGTCGTTCCGATGGCGGACGGCGGGGAAGGGACGGTGGAGTCGTTTCTCTTTGCCGTAGAGGGGCAGCGCCTCGACCTGAGTGCGACAGGTCCGACGGGCGAGAGGATACCGACATTTTATGGCCTTTTACACGACGGGGAGACGGCTGTCATCGAGGTGGCGGCGGTGGCCGGTCTCACGCTCGTTCCGGAAGGGAAGCGCAACCCCCTCTATTTGACGACGTACGGCGTCGGTGAGTGTCTGCTCCACGCACTGGACCAAGGGGTCAAACGCATCGTCGTCGGGCTCGGCGGAAGCGCGACGAATGACGGCGGGTTGGGCATGCTGCAAGCCCTCGGCGTTACCTTTCGCGACGGAGACGGAAAACGAGTGGAGCCTTTTGCCGCATCGCTGTCCAGGGTGCAGTTCGTCGATTACGGTACCATCGATCCGCGCATCAAGGAAGTCGACGTCCGAGTCGCGTGCGACGTAGACAATCCGCTGTGTGGTCCGAGGGGGGCGACGCACGTTTTCGGCCCGCAAAAAGGTCTTCGTCCAAATCAACTGGAAAGGGTGGACGCAGACCTCGCATCGTACGCAGAGCGCGTGGAAGCCCATGTGAACCAAGCGTTCCAGCACCATCCAGGTGCAGGGGCGGCTGGCGGTCTCGGCTTTGCCATGCTCTCTATAGGAGCTTCCCTCGAATCGGGGGCGGCCCTCGTCGCTGAAACCGTCGGCATGAAAGAGCGGTTGAGGTCGGCCGACTGGCTCGTCACGGGCGAAGGAAAGACCGACAGTCAGACACTGCACGGCAAAGTGCCGTACTACTTGGCCAAGCTGGCGAAAGAATGCGGGACCCCGACGATTTTGATGTCCGGCAGTTTGGCAGGAGATGTGGAGCCGCTTTACGACGTGTTTGCCAGCATGCACGCCATCCCGAGGGGGCCGATGACGCTCGAGGAGGCCCTCGGCCAGGCTGAAGCGCTCATTTACGACAAAGCGCGAAACATCGCGCGGTTGCTCAACGTACAACACAAAAGGTGA
- a CDS encoding class I fructose-bisphosphate aldolase, which translates to MIEQIRHYLGDEADDLLHHECKTIPKEQLVLPSPNFVDDVVANSDRNNQVLKNLQWMFNTGRLAHTGYLSILPVDQGIEHSGGASFAKNPAYFDPENIVKLAIEGGCNAVASTYGVLGAVSRKYAHKIPFVVKINHNELLSYPNAYDQILFASVKQCWEMGAAGIGATIYFGSKESNRQIQEISEAFQYAHELGMFTILWCYLRNEHFKVDGTDYHTAADLTGQANHLGVTIEADIIKQKLPTLNGGYKAIRAASGKSYGKTDERMYTELTTDHPIDLTRYQVANGYMGRAGLINSGGASGDNDFADAVKTAVINKRAGGMGLISGRKAFQRPMREGVKLLHAIQDVYLCDEVTIS; encoded by the coding sequence GTGATTGAACAAATTCGACACTATTTAGGAGATGAGGCCGACGATTTGCTGCACCACGAGTGCAAAACGATTCCAAAGGAGCAGTTAGTTTTGCCTTCGCCCAATTTTGTCGACGACGTCGTCGCCAACTCCGACCGCAACAATCAAGTTCTTAAAAATTTACAGTGGATGTTTAATACCGGTCGACTGGCTCACACGGGTTACCTCTCCATCCTGCCGGTCGACCAGGGCATCGAACATTCGGGAGGGGCTTCCTTTGCCAAAAACCCCGCCTATTTCGACCCGGAAAACATCGTCAAATTGGCCATAGAAGGCGGATGTAACGCCGTTGCCTCTACATACGGTGTGTTGGGGGCAGTGTCCAGAAAATACGCGCACAAAATTCCGTTCGTCGTCAAAATCAATCACAATGAACTGCTCTCGTATCCGAATGCGTACGATCAAATTCTGTTTGCCAGCGTGAAGCAGTGTTGGGAAATGGGAGCAGCCGGAATCGGAGCCACGATTTACTTCGGTTCCAAAGAGTCGAACCGGCAGATTCAAGAGATCAGCGAGGCGTTTCAGTATGCCCACGAATTGGGGATGTTTACGATCTTGTGGTGCTATCTCCGCAACGAACACTTTAAAGTTGACGGCACCGATTACCATACGGCGGCTGACTTGACCGGTCAGGCGAACCACCTCGGTGTGACGATTGAGGCGGACATCATTAAGCAAAAACTCCCAACGTTAAACGGCGGATATAAGGCCATCCGCGCTGCTTCGGGGAAGAGCTACGGCAAGACTGATGAGCGCATGTACACTGAACTTACGACGGATCATCCCATCGATCTCACCCGTTATCAAGTGGCGAACGGTTATATGGGCCGGGCCGGTTTGATCAATTCAGGTGGCGCGTCAGGAGACAACGACTTTGCCGACGCAGTGAAAACGGCTGTCATTAACAAGCGGGCCGGCGGCATGGGCCTCATTTCGGGACGCAAAGCGTTTCAACGGCCGATGAGAGAAGGGGTGAAGCTGTTACACGCCATCCAGGACGTGTATTTGTGTGACGAAGTGACGATCAGCTGA
- a CDS encoding KamA family radical SAM protein: MAQPKYITNIDRITQIPAAEREKLKQITEKFVFRVNDYYLSLIDWDDPNDPIRKLVIPNTGELSEEYGRWDASDEDTNYVVPGCQHKYKTTALLICSEVCGAYCRYCFRKRLFRHDVKEAMSDVEPGLKYISEHPEINNVLLTGGDPLILATKKIKMILERLRAIDHVKIIRIGSKLPVFNPMRIYEDEELLQVIRQHSSPEKRIYIMAHVNHPREITEQARKCFQALHDAGAIVVNQTPVLKGINDDPDVLGELLDKLSWAGVTPYYFFVNRPVRGNHDFVLTLEEVYNIVEQAKAKTSGLGKRVRLSMSHTSGKIEILAIENGKAYLKYHQSRDGNYGKFMVLDCPKDATWFDDLPGNEKYWKKPEKKVEEIVSVNELSDIPQKKRVGSAAAAK; the protein is encoded by the coding sequence ATGGCACAACCGAAGTATATTACGAATATTGACCGGATTACACAGATCCCTGCGGCAGAGCGGGAGAAACTGAAGCAGATTACCGAAAAGTTTGTCTTCCGGGTGAACGATTACTATTTAAGTTTGATTGATTGGGATGATCCGAATGATCCGATCAGAAAACTGGTTATTCCGAACACGGGCGAACTGTCTGAAGAGTACGGCAGGTGGGATGCTTCAGATGAGGATACGAACTACGTCGTTCCCGGTTGCCAGCACAAATACAAAACGACGGCCCTCTTGATCTGCTCTGAAGTGTGCGGGGCGTACTGCCGATACTGTTTCCGCAAGCGCCTGTTCCGCCACGACGTGAAAGAAGCTATGTCTGACGTGGAACCGGGTCTCAAGTATATAAGCGAACACCCTGAAATCAACAACGTCTTGTTAACCGGCGGCGACCCCCTCATACTGGCCACGAAAAAAATTAAAATGATTCTCGAACGCCTCCGCGCCATCGATCATGTGAAAATTATCCGCATCGGTTCCAAACTTCCCGTCTTTAACCCGATGAGAATTTATGAAGATGAAGAACTCCTCCAAGTGATCCGCCAACACTCTTCGCCTGAAAAGCGCATTTACATTATGGCGCACGTGAACCACCCGCGGGAAATTACCGAACAAGCTCGCAAATGTTTCCAGGCACTGCACGATGCGGGAGCCATCGTCGTGAACCAGACCCCTGTACTCAAAGGCATCAACGACGATCCGGACGTCTTGGGAGAGTTGTTGGACAAGCTGTCGTGGGCTGGAGTGACGCCTTACTATTTCTTCGTCAACCGGCCGGTCAGGGGAAATCACGACTTTGTGCTGACGTTGGAAGAAGTGTACAACATCGTTGAGCAAGCGAAAGCGAAAACGTCGGGCCTCGGGAAACGCGTTCGCTTGTCGATGAGCCATACGTCAGGCAAAATTGAGATATTGGCCATTGAAAACGGCAAGGCGTATTTGAAATATCACCAGTCAAGGGACGGGAACTACGGCAAATTTATGGTGTTGGACTGCCCGAAAGATGCGACGTGGTTTGATGATCTGCCGGGTAATGAAAAGTATTGGAAGAAACCGGAGAAAAAAGTGGAAGAAATTGTCTCGGTCAACGAGTTGAGTGATATTCCTCAGAAAAAAAGGGTTGGTTCAGCTGCTGCCGCGAAGTAA
- a CDS encoding MurR/RpiR family transcriptional regulator: protein MKQTDVYRHIAAQRPHMSKSQKKIAEYILENPNTVPFYTVSKLAKMTGVSEATIVRFATFLGYSGYPEMQQYMLDSVEKQLTTAERLEMSKSVYNEEEKGIYEIFQDDIANIKTTMETLDVTALQRAADTLLSRDKIYIVASRSAVSLGFFLHYYLDMMLGNCEMVQAADSVYERLESLNQNDVVVGLSFARYTRKTIDIVSFAKDRGAATIAITDNLLSPLVPFSDITLLSSSQMPTFLDSFVGPLSLINALIAYVGKQKGQELHRRLNKLEDIWERFDVFYHKEEDKNTIKK, encoded by the coding sequence GTGAAACAGACGGACGTATACCGGCACATAGCGGCTCAAAGACCGCACATGAGCAAATCGCAAAAAAAGATAGCAGAGTACATTTTAGAGAATCCGAATACCGTTCCGTTTTACACTGTGAGCAAACTGGCCAAAATGACAGGTGTGAGCGAAGCGACCATCGTCCGCTTTGCAACGTTTCTAGGGTATTCGGGGTACCCTGAAATGCAGCAGTACATGCTGGATTCCGTGGAAAAACAGTTGACGACGGCCGAACGGTTGGAAATGTCGAAAAGTGTGTACAACGAAGAGGAAAAAGGCATTTATGAAATTTTTCAAGACGACATCGCTAACATCAAGACGACGATGGAGACGCTGGACGTTACAGCTTTGCAGAGGGCGGCCGACACTTTGTTGAGCAGAGACAAAATTTACATCGTCGCCAGTCGCAGTGCCGTCTCCCTCGGATTTTTCCTCCACTACTATTTGGACATGATGTTGGGGAACTGTGAAATGGTACAGGCGGCTGATTCCGTTTACGAAAGGTTAGAGAGTTTGAATCAGAACGATGTCGTCGTCGGACTCAGTTTTGCCCGTTACACGCGAAAAACGATCGACATCGTCTCTTTTGCCAAAGACCGGGGCGCTGCCACAATTGCCATTACGGACAACCTGCTGTCCCCACTCGTTCCTTTCTCTGACATCACCCTTCTCTCATCAAGCCAGATGCCGACGTTCCTCGATTCGTTCGTCGGGCCCCTCAGTTTAATTAACGCCTTAATTGCCTACGTTGGCAAGCAAAAGGGTCAGGAGTTACATCGCCGTTTGAATAAGTTGGAGGACATTTGGGAGCGGTTTGACGTATTTTACCACAAAGAGGAAGATAAGAACACCATCAAGAAATAA
- a CDS encoding aspartate aminotransferase family protein — protein MMMVTGGLTDSAVKGSSEAYERACQVLPGGVTANIKYFAPHPIVMKRACGSKLFDVDGHAYIDYMLCYGALITGHGHPRVLQAITDQMKEIGTTVFGTPHELEAELAEKLTDFYPGVDMVRFTNSGLEATLLAIRIAKAFTGKEKIAKFEGHYHGGYNQVLFSVHPDLNRAGESDHPTPVPESTGMSAHDRTQTVILPFNNLEATERLLRRHADELAAVILEPVQGGFIPAELDFIHGLRKVTEELNIVLIFDEVKTGFRVSLGGAQKVYGVKPDLTALGKVLGGGFPIGAVGGKKEMMQMTDPRRGRDILSAVHSESDETDVLFHSGTYNGHPIVLAAGLATIRILEEKGTLDDLSAKTERLRRMLEEVYLRYGVPMQTLGWGSIFNIVLTNRPVKNYRDMHQDNQALRKALDYELLRLGIYVKPLNRYSMSTAHVEADIERTVEAHESALKKIVPRHPAR, from the coding sequence ATGATGATGGTAACCGGCGGATTGACAGATTCCGCAGTCAAAGGGTCGTCTGAGGCGTATGAGAGAGCGTGTCAAGTTCTTCCTGGAGGTGTTACGGCAAACATCAAGTACTTCGCCCCCCACCCCATCGTCATGAAGCGCGCTTGTGGCAGCAAACTGTTTGACGTGGACGGTCATGCATATATTGATTACATGTTGTGTTACGGTGCGCTCATAACAGGACACGGACACCCGCGGGTGTTGCAGGCGATTACGGATCAGATGAAGGAGATCGGTACGACCGTTTTCGGTACGCCGCACGAACTGGAGGCGGAACTGGCTGAAAAGTTGACGGACTTTTACCCTGGCGTCGATATGGTGCGATTTACGAACTCCGGTTTGGAAGCGACACTCCTTGCCATCCGAATAGCTAAGGCGTTTACCGGAAAAGAGAAAATCGCGAAATTCGAAGGACACTACCACGGCGGCTACAATCAGGTGCTCTTCAGCGTACACCCCGATCTCAACCGGGCCGGTGAGAGCGACCATCCTACTCCCGTCCCGGAGTCGACAGGAATGTCTGCCCACGACAGGACACAGACCGTCATTTTACCCTTTAACAATCTGGAGGCAACGGAACGCCTGCTCCGCCGGCACGCCGATGAGTTGGCGGCTGTGATCTTGGAGCCGGTTCAAGGTGGTTTCATTCCGGCCGAATTGGATTTTATCCACGGACTTAGAAAAGTGACGGAAGAATTGAACATCGTCCTCATTTTCGACGAAGTGAAAACAGGGTTCCGAGTGTCCCTCGGCGGAGCACAAAAAGTGTACGGCGTGAAACCGGATTTGACAGCACTCGGAAAAGTGTTGGGAGGCGGATTTCCCATCGGCGCGGTCGGGGGAAAGAAGGAAATGATGCAGATGACCGATCCGCGGCGGGGCCGTGACATTTTGTCCGCTGTTCACAGCGAGTCAGATGAGACGGACGTGTTGTTTCACAGCGGCACGTACAACGGTCATCCCATTGTGTTGGCCGCTGGTTTGGCCACGATACGGATACTGGAAGAAAAGGGAACGCTTGATGATTTGTCCGCCAAAACAGAGAGGCTGAGGCGCATGCTGGAGGAAGTGTACCTCCGTTACGGCGTGCCGATGCAGACTCTCGGTTGGGGCAGCATCTTCAATATCGTCTTGACCAATCGACCGGTGAAGAACTACCGCGACATGCACCAAGACAATCAGGCCCTTCGCAAAGCGCTCGATTACGAATTGCTGCGACTAGGTATTTACGTCAAACCGCTCAACCGTTACTCCATGTCGACCGCTCACGTCGAAGCTGACATTGAGCGCACAGTCGAAGCCCACGAATCCGCACTGAAAAAGATCGTCCCCCGTCATCCTGCACGATAA
- a CDS encoding trypsin-like serine peptidase yields the protein MLFSKVFRMLFVFTLLVASLTGFQVFDVPPKVYAAESQSPHTPIASDDSNYFSDVNPPKDAIIKEKNGFLSPGFSGSGTPGGQKLQTPKTSQIKHIDSPIDTSDIIGVDDRLRVSDTTLYPYRAIVHIQSSLGTCSGWLIGPSTIATAGHCVYDDINNVWASGVTVYPGRDGNKFPYGSVPAYRLFTVTGWTEGNREYDYGAIQLSEPVGNTTGYFGFRSTPASLNDIIVNLSGYPSDKPSGTQWQHSNRIVQSEDRQLFYPIDTFRGQSGSPVYEFNNPDCAGPCGLAIHAYGRYGGSSFNRGTRINSDVFDNLVTWINYPEPE from the coding sequence ATGTTGTTTTCAAAGGTCTTCCGAATGTTGTTTGTGTTTACTCTGTTGGTAGCAAGTTTAACTGGCTTTCAAGTATTCGATGTGCCACCAAAGGTTTACGCGGCTGAATCGCAGTCCCCTCACACCCCCATTGCTAGTGATGATTCGAACTATTTTAGCGATGTCAATCCGCCAAAAGACGCGATAATTAAAGAGAAGAATGGGTTCTTATCTCCTGGATTTTCCGGTTCTGGTACGCCGGGTGGGCAAAAATTACAAACCCCTAAGACATCTCAGATTAAACATATTGATTCTCCAATAGACACGTCTGATATAATTGGGGTAGACGACCGCTTGCGAGTTTCTGACACGACACTCTATCCCTATAGGGCAATTGTGCACATCCAGAGCAGTCTAGGCACTTGTTCAGGATGGTTAATTGGACCCTCTACAATCGCAACAGCAGGGCACTGTGTGTATGACGATATTAATAATGTCTGGGCAAGCGGGGTAACGGTCTATCCGGGGCGAGATGGAAACAAATTTCCTTATGGGTCCGTACCAGCTTATCGTCTCTTCACAGTAACAGGATGGACAGAGGGGAATCGTGAGTACGATTATGGGGCTATACAATTAAGTGAGCCAGTTGGTAATACCACCGGTTATTTTGGCTTTCGCTCAACCCCAGCTTCATTGAACGACATCATCGTTAATTTAAGCGGTTACCCGTCAGATAAACCATCCGGAACTCAATGGCAACACTCGAATAGGATTGTACAATCAGAGGATCGTCAACTATTCTATCCCATCGATACATTTCGTGGTCAAAGTGGGTCACCTGTCTACGAATTCAATAACCCGGATTGTGCCGGGCCGTGTGGGTTGGCTATTCATGCCTATGGTAGATACGGAGGTTCCAGCTTCAACAGGGGGACACGTATTAATTCAGATGTATTTGACAACCTTGTAACTTGGATAAACTATCCTGAACCTGAATAA
- a CDS encoding carboxypeptidase-like regulatory domain-containing protein, translated as MKKYNTIILAIIFTLNLALFGCSFTSGDVHDQVTVVGQITNKKGEPIPDLPVNPEPTFFPRPPIPEIGISTDENGEYSLHLPPGNYNFNIIDNGEAILTENVNIKRGEKEKRLDFTIDP; from the coding sequence GTGAAAAAGTACAACACCATTATCCTTGCCATAATATTCACTCTTAACCTTGCTTTGTTTGGCTGCAGTTTTACTAGCGGGGATGTACATGATCAGGTCACAGTCGTAGGTCAAATTACTAATAAAAAGGGGGAACCTATCCCTGATTTGCCAGTCAATCCTGAACCTACTTTCTTTCCTCGTCCACCTATTCCTGAAATTGGCATTTCTACCGATGAAAACGGCGAATACTCTCTTCATTTACCCCCTGGTAATTATAATTTTAATATCATAGATAATGGCGAAGCGATATTAACTGAGAATGTCAACATTAAAAGAGGCGAAAAGGAGAAGCGGTTGGATTTTACGATTGATCCTTAA